The following coding sequences are from one Selenomonas sputigena ATCC 35185 window:
- a CDS encoding IMP dehydrogenase, with amino-acid sequence MAYYFTEPSHTFGEYLLVPGYSSEQCVPANVSLQTPLVKFRRGEEPKIKMNIPMTSAIMQAVSNDTMAIALAREGGVSFIYGSQTPEQEAAMISRVKNYKSGFVSSDSNIKPTTTLGEVLALKDATGHSTMAVTEDGTPNGKLVGIVTSRDYRVTRMSFDTPVKDFMTPFERLIYADANLTLPQANDLIWEHKLNMLPLIDENQRLRYMVFRKDYTDNKENELELIDERKRYIVGAGINTRDYAERVPALLEAGADVLCIDSSEGYSEWQKKTLEYIHKEFGEDVKVGAGNVVDGEGFRFLADAGADFVKVGIGGGSICITRETKGIGRGQATAVIDVCRARDEYFKEKGVYIPVCSDGGIVHDYHMTLALAMGADFMMLGRYFSRFDESPTDKVKVNGTYYKEYWGEGSNRARNWQRYDLGGDRKLSFEEGVDSYVPYAGSLRDNIHISLSKIRSTMCNCGALNLSELRDKAKITLVSSTSIVEGGSHDVILKDKFGRD; translated from the coding sequence ATGGCATATTATTTCACAGAGCCGTCGCATACCTTTGGTGAATACTTGCTCGTGCCCGGGTACTCCTCGGAGCAGTGCGTTCCGGCGAATGTCTCGCTTCAGACGCCGCTCGTGAAGTTCCGTCGCGGAGAAGAGCCGAAGATCAAGATGAACATTCCGATGACCTCGGCGATCATGCAGGCGGTATCGAACGACACGATGGCGATTGCCTTGGCGCGCGAGGGCGGCGTGTCCTTCATCTACGGTTCGCAGACGCCCGAGCAGGAAGCGGCGATGATCTCTCGCGTCAAGAACTATAAGTCGGGCTTCGTGAGCAGCGATTCGAACATCAAGCCGACGACGACGCTCGGCGAGGTCTTGGCGCTCAAGGACGCGACGGGACATTCGACGATGGCGGTCACGGAGGACGGCACGCCGAACGGCAAGCTCGTCGGCATCGTCACGAGCCGCGACTACCGCGTGACGCGCATGAGCTTCGACACGCCCGTCAAGGACTTCATGACGCCGTTCGAACGCCTCATTTATGCGGATGCCAATCTCACGCTGCCGCAGGCGAACGATCTCATCTGGGAGCATAAGCTCAACATGCTGCCGCTCATTGACGAGAACCAGCGTCTGCGCTACATGGTGTTCCGCAAGGACTATACGGACAACAAGGAAAACGAGTTGGAACTGATCGACGAGCGCAAACGCTATATCGTCGGCGCGGGCATCAATACGCGCGACTACGCCGAGCGCGTGCCAGCGCTCCTTGAGGCGGGCGCGGACGTCCTTTGCATCGACTCTTCCGAGGGCTATTCGGAGTGGCAGAAGAAGACGCTTGAGTACATCCACAAGGAATTTGGCGAGGATGTCAAGGTCGGTGCAGGAAACGTCGTTGACGGCGAAGGCTTCCGCTTCCTCGCGGATGCGGGCGCAGACTTCGTCAAGGTCGGCATCGGCGGCGGCTCGATCTGCATCACGCGCGAGACGAAGGGTATCGGCCGCGGTCAGGCGACGGCGGTCATCGACGTCTGCCGCGCACGCGACGAGTATTTCAAGGAAAAGGGCGTCTACATCCCCGTCTGCTCGGACGGCGGCATCGTGCACGACTATCACATGACGCTCGCTCTGGCGATGGGCGCGGACTTCATGATGCTCGGCCGCTACTTCTCGCGTTTTGACGAGAGCCCGACGGACAAGGTCAAGGTCAACGGCACCTACTATAAGGAATATTGGGGCGAAGGATCGAACCGCGCGCGCAACTGGCAGCGCTACGACCTCGGCGGCGACCGCAAGCTGTCGTTTGAAGAGGGCGTCGACTCCTACGTTCCCTATGCCGGTTCCCTGCGCGACAACATCCACATCTCGCTGAGCAAGATCCGCTCGACGATGTGCAACTGCGGTGCGCTCAACCTCAGTGAGCTGCGCGACAAAGCGAAGATCACGCTCGTATCCTCGACGAGCATCGTCGAGGGCGGCTCGCACGATGTCATCTTGAAGGACAAGTTTGGACGCGACTGA